Genomic DNA from Corynebacterium kroppenstedtii:
ACGGGGCGTGGAGATGCTGTGCGATGACTGCGAAGAGATGCACTACTACGACTGGGGGATACTCATTAACAACTTGCTCGCGCTATATAACCACGAGCAACCACCCATTCATGAGCCGAGCGCCAACCCCAATCCCGACGAATACGCTCCGTGGGACTACTGCCTCGGGTTCCTTGATGGGCTCAACCACGGCATCGCCGGGTACCGGTAAGGTCTTCTACTCCTCGTCGGAGGTGCTAGCGCCGCCCGATGACGGGGATTCAGTCACGTCATCACTCGTGCCATCCGATGACGAACCACGCGATGAACTTCCGCTCC
This window encodes:
- a CDS encoding DUF5319 domain-containing protein; protein product: MPPDPFAGDPNDPASFLDPDEPMEPLTDEEKGEVIIELHHVREMQRVLTPLGIRGVEMLCDDCEEMHYYDWGILINNLLALYNHEQPPIHEPSANPNPDEYAPWDYCLGFLDGLNHGIAGYR